From the Cydia splendana chromosome 27, ilCydSple1.2, whole genome shotgun sequence genome, one window contains:
- the LOC134803787 gene encoding gamma-secretase subunit pen-2, with the protein MDITRLPNDKKLQLCRWYFKVGCVFLPFVWAVNAVWFFKEAFTKPPFDEQKQIKRYVVMSGLGALAWAVGLISWALIFQARRVAWGTTGEALSFVLPLGRA; encoded by the exons ATGGATATAACAAGATTACCTAACGACAAGAAATTACAATTATGCAGGTGGTACTTCAAAG TTGGTTGCGTGTTCTTACCGTTCGTGTGGGCGGTGAACGCGGTGTGGTTCTTCAAGGAAGCCTTCACGAAGCCGCCGTTTGATGAGCAGAAGCAAATCAAGAGGT ATGTGGTAATGAGCGGCCTGGGCGCCCTGGCGTGGGCGGTGGGGCTGATCTCGTGGGCGCTCATCTTCCAGGCGCGGCGGGTGGCGTGGGGCACTACGGGGGAGGCACTGTCTTTCGTGCTACCACTGGGCAGGGCTTAG
- the LOC134803655 gene encoding uncharacterized protein LOC134803655: MAACNSKDFPIANVQCQYDSPDERPEQTDHTYDTRDEPPAFIIHQPVQLQASAAPYVEVTPSQKIYPAVNVIHVGENNRRQQQTHQSEYININKRIRRSEVVLRQAADCVSRGLTFQTVSHQFNIPISTIRFFMARKGILPQRRRGRSTVTPRPCSSPEPPYHMQHYKLPDMVALRDSENSNE, encoded by the exons ATGGCCGCCTGCAACTCCAAGG ATTTCCCGATCGCAAACGTGCAGTGCCAGTACGACTCCCCGGACGAGAGACCGGAGCAGACAGACCACACCTATGACACGCGAGACGAACCGCCAGCCTTCATCATACACCAG CCGGTACAGCTTCAGGCGTCGGCGGCGCCGTACGTGGAGGTGACGCCGAGCCAGAAGATATACCCTGCAGTCAACGTCATACACGTCGGGGAGAATAATAGG CGACAACAACAAACACATCAATCTGAATACATAAACATCAACAAACGCATCCGCCGCAGCGAAGTGGTGCTGCGACAGGCCGCAGACTGCGTCAGTCGCGGACTCACCTTCCAGACAGTGTCGCACCAGTTCAACATACCCATATCTACTATACG ATTCTTTATGGCGAGAAAAGGAATCCTACCACAGAGGAGACGCGGACGCAGTACAGTG ACCCCGCGCCCCTGCTCGAGTCCGGAGCCTCCATACCACATGCAGCACTACAAACTGCCCGACATGGTCGCGCTGCGGGACAGCGAGAACTCCAACGAGTAA